The window AAAGCGTGGCCGCTCGTAAGCGCGAGGAAGAGGCGCGGAAGATGAATCCGTGGTTCGAAATGGATCGCTCCGCGAGGCCGACGAAACGGGATCGCAGGGACCTGAGCCGTTTGCGCGGGCGGTAAGGACGTCACGCTTGAGTTCGTCATCCTGAGCGAAACGAAGTGAAGTCGAAGGACCTGCTTTTCCTTTCAACCCACAAGGATATTTCCGGAAGCATTGGGGCTATACCGAAGTTATCCATGAACCGTGTAGAGGGCACAGAAGAAAGCAGGTCCTTCGGCTTCGCTCAGGATGACGGACTTCGTTCGTATGAGCTTTGCCTTGGCGGGATGACGGACGTTTTCTAACGCAATCAAACTTACAGCAGCACGCCGGGATGCGCGTGGAGCCAGTAAAGAATCACTGCGCCCACAATGATGCGGTAGATGGCGAAGATAGCGAAGCCCCGGGTGCGCACCCACGACAGGAACCACGCCACCACCACGTAGGCCACCACAAACGAAACGGCCATGCCGATGATGAGGACGATCCAGCGTTCCGGTCCCATCACCAGCGGTGTGAGAGCCTCTGCGCCCTGTGCTGCGATGTCCTTTGCGCTGGGATGGATTGCCTTCAACAGCGAATAACCGGTGGCGGCCATCATGGTCGGAATGGAGAGCAGGAACGAGAACTCCAGCGCGGCGGGGCGATCCATGCCCACGATCTGACCCGCGGCAATGGTGCTCATGGAGCGCGAGGTACCGGGTACAACGGCGGACAGCACCTGGCAGATGCCGATCCAGATGGCCTGCGGCAGGGTCATGTCCTCCACATGCGTGGTGGAGGGTTCGCGGCGCGATGCCCAGAAATCCACGGCCCACATGATGATGCCGCCGATAAGCAGCGCCAGTGCGATGACCGTCATGTTCTCAAGGTTCTCGCCGATCTTTTTCGTCAGCAGCTTTGCCGGCAACGCCGTGCAGACGAAGGCGATGAGCGTGAGCGAGATGGGGTGCGTCAACCATGTCTTGTCGCCACGTTCGCCCTGCGGGAAGGTGTGGAAATAACGCACGATGCGCAGCAGGAAGAAGAGCAGCAGCGCCAGGATGGCTCCAAGCTGGATGACGATGGTGTACATCTTCCAGAACGGGTCGGCCAGCGGGATGTGCAGCAGCGCTTCGGTGATGCGAAGGTGCGCGGTGGAACTGACCGGCAGGAACTCGGTGAGGCCTTCAACGATGCCAAGGATGATGGAAAGAATGTATGCGTTCAAAGGGCCTTCACCAGCGGTTTAGTCGCGGTCACTGCCGTAAATGGCAATGCCTTGCTCCACTCTGTATACCAGACTGATGGCCCGAATCGTGTAGTCACTGTTGGGGAAGTTCTGTACCAGACGGTCACGAAGCTGGTGCACGCGCTGCGTTGCGACGTCTGCCTTCTTCTTGTTTTCTTCCGCCGAGTACATGGTCACCAGCACGCCTTGACGATAAGCGGCGTTCCAGAGCGCCTCGGCGGTCCTGGGGCCGTCTGGGAAAGCGTCGGCGTATTTGGCGTACAACTCGGTTTCGCGTTCCGGGCATTTGGTCAGGCCCTGCCAGTCGCCGCAGATTTTGATGTCCAGCAGATCGAAGGCGGCCAGCGCAGGATATTTGCCGGTGCCGGTCTTCACGATGCGCTCCAGGTCTTTCTGATAGAGCTTTGGACGCATGTTGGGGTCGGGGTCTTTCCACGACGGCAGAGTGGAAGCGTCAAACTTCGCTTCCTGCCAGCGGACGTCGGCGGAGCGCCATTGTGCTTCGGGAGCTAGCGGCGACGAAGGGAAGTATTCGTAGACGCGGCGATAGAGCAGGTAAGCCGAACCGACGGCGGTCTTGGGTGCATGCGGTTCGCTGGCAGCGGCTTCCCAGGTGGCGGCCGCGCCGAAGATCAGCTTGTCGCCGTTGGGTGTGGCGGAGGTTACGATGCCCTTGCCCTTGATCCAGCCGGAGCGCGGGATGCTGCCTTCGTCGGTGGAGAACTCCGGTTCGTCGTCTGTTTCGGAGCGCTCCTGGATATCGGTGTTTGCGAAGATGGACACCCACGGGCCGCTCTTTTCATTCACCACGATCTCGTGTCCGGGCGTGACCGTGCTGACGCGCTGCGAGTTGGCGTCGGGCGCGACATAGACATCGGCCGTATGCAACACCACGCCGCGTCGGGCGTCAGGCGCGACCTGTTTTTGTGCCAGGGCGACGGTCGGAAGAGTGAGGCAAAGTGCAACGACAAACTTGCGCATACGTTTTCTTAGACGACGATTATGCTTCGACGGTCAGCAGTTCTTCCTTCAGAGCAGGGTCAATGTTGCCGCCACTGACCACGACGACGATCTTCTTCGCTTCCGGCAGGCGATCGCTGTGGAACAATGCTGCGGCCAGCGTAACCGCACCGCTGGGTTCGGGAACGATATCTGTGGCCAGCAGCAGGACGCGCGTGGCCTCCAGAATTTCGTCTTCCGTGACGGTGACGATGCCGTCCACGAATTTCAGGATGTGCTGGAAGTTGCGTTCGCCCAGGCTTTGTGTGCGCAGGCCGTCGGCAATGGTGCGCGTGGTCTCACTGCCGGGCCATTCGATGAGTTCCTTCTTGTAGAAACTCTCGGTGGCATCACCGGCAAGCTCCGGTTCGCATCCCCAGACTTTGGCGCTGCTGCCGGAAAGCTTGATGCCAGAGGCGACGCCGCTGAGCAGACCTCCGCCGCTGACGGGCGAGAGTATAAGGTCGGCGTCGGCGGCTTGTTCGGCAATCTCAAGTCCGCAGGTAGCCTGTCCGGCAATGATGTATGGATCGTCATACGGCGGCACCATCACGTAGCCGTACTGCGCGACGAGCTCTTCAGCTTTCTGTTTGCGTTCGCTGCTGGCAGGGCCTACAAGGACAACTTCGCCGCCCAAAGCCTTCGTGGCTTCGCGCTTGTTGATGGGTGCAGATTCCGGCATGACGATGACGGCCTTTGCACCCATTGCGCGGCCTGCATAGGCGACACCCTGCGCGTGGTTGCCGCTGCTGTAGGTAATGACGCCGCGGCTGCGCTCTTCATCCGTGAGCGAGGCGACCTTGTTGTACGCGCCGCGCAGTTTAAAGCTGCCAATGGGCTGTTCGTTCTCAGCCTTCAGCCAGATTTCGCTGTGTAGCGGAATGTCGAATCCGGCGGCGGCCATGCGCTTTGGATCGAGCCGGTAAAGGCCTGTGCGGACACAGGTTCCGGCGATGCGTTCGCGTGCAGCGTGAATGTCGGCAAGAGTGATGAGCGGCTCACTGGGCATGGGACTATTGTCGCGCATTTGCGGTGGGTGCAAGAAAACAAGCGAATTGGCGGACGATTCGGTATCCTAAAGAACAGGTTCGCGAGACGTTTCACCCATAACTTTTGAGCGAGTCTCTCATCGAAGCAGGAGCACAATGCAGCAGCGCGTCAAACTCGAACTGCCGGAGGGGAAGAGCAATCTTCTTCTGCACTCGTGTTGCGCGCCGTGTTCTGGCGAGGTGATGGAGACGATGGTCGAATCGGGCATCCGCTTCTCGCTGTTCTTCTATAACCCCAATATCCATCCGCGCCGCGAGTATGAACTGCGCAAGGAAGAGAATGTCGACTTCTGCAAGAAGATGGATATCCCGTTCATTGATGCGGACTACGACATGGACAACTGGTTCGCGCGCGTGAAGGGCATGGAGAATGAACCGGAGCGCGGTATCCGATGTACGGAATGCTTTGAGATGCGCTTCGAGCGCACGGCGCTCTACGCGGCGGAACATGGTTTCGACATCATCTCCAGTTCGTTGGGAATCTCTCGCTGGAAAGACTTCAAGCAGGTGACGGGTGCAGGCGTAAAAGCTGCCTCACGCTATGCGGAGTTACAGTACTGGGAGTACAACTGGCGCAAGGGCGGCGGGGCATCGCGCATGATCGAAATCAGCAAGCGCGAAAACTTCTACCAGCAGGAATACTGCGGCTGCGCTTACTCGCTGCGCGATACCAATCTGGTGCGCATCTCCAATGGGCGTGAGCCGATTCGTATGGGTGAGAAGTTTTACGGCATGGAGTAGTGAAAGCTTTCCGGGTTTCTGCTGCTGTGCTTTCAGCAAATTCAATTCCAGTAACCCAGTGAATCAATCGTAAAATCATCCCGAAGTCATTCCCGGTAGACGAGGTAAGTATGGCCACCGAGGTTTCCCGACGCACCTTCTTAGCTGGTATCGCTGCGACCGGTGTCGTCGCAAAGACAGCAGGCGCACAGGTAGCAAACGGGATGAGTCCCGATGCAGCGTTGTCGAGGCTGATGGAAGGCAATCGCAGATTTGCCAAGGATCAGCTCACCAGCATTGAACAGGACCTGAAGCTGCTTAAGGAACACACGGTGGACAAGCAGGAACCGTTTGCAGCTGTGCTCTCCTGCTCGGATTCACGCGTACCCGTGGAGCTTGTGTTCGACCAGACGATTGGTCACATTTTTGTGGCACGTGTTGCGGGGAACATCATCAACGCTGAGATTATTGGTAGTCTGGAGTATGGAGCGGCGGTGCTCGGCGTGAAGATGCTGCTGGTGATGGGCCATGCGAACTGTGGTGCTGTTAAGGCAGCGCTGGCAAAGAAGCCTGTACCGGGGCAGATTGCTTCACTGTATTCCCATCTGGAGGCGGCCGTGGCGTCGGCAGGTGGCGGCGTAGAAGAGACCATCAAGAAAAATGCTGTCATACAGGCCAATCTGCTGGCAAAGACTTCGACCGTGCTGGCTCCGATGGTGAAAGAAGGCAAGCTGAAAATTCAAGCTGCTTACTATGACGTGGGCACAGGTGTGGTGACGCTGCTCTGACAAGGTCGTTTAGTCATTTTCCGGTAGCAACACGATGACCAGCAGAATGCCTTCGATGGTCACCATGCGAAAGGCTGCTTCCTGTCCGTTCCATATTCTTGATTGCCACATCAGGAACCACTCCGCACCTATTTCCAGAAACGCCACCAGCCACAGCAGCATGCCTGCTGTAAGCGCTAGGACACCGACCGCTCGCGCCTGCGAGAAGACCTGCGGTGTGGCGTTGCGCGCACGGAACATGGCCACTGCAGCCCGCCAGCACAGCATCATGTTCAGTGCTTCATACGCAATGATGCCAAGATAAAAGACCAGGTGCATCCATGCGGGATGCAGTGCGCGCCACATGCCCCTGTTGCCCGGGAAAGTGGTGTCCATGTCCAGTACGTGATGCACGAACTGATAGTTCGATTGGGAGTCCGTGATGTTATTGAAGACCACCAGCGTAAAGAAGAACGCCATGGCAGCCATCAAGACGGATTTGGCAAGCCGGACAGTGGGCGTGAAGTGCAAGGAATGGCATCCTGGATCGTCGTGGTGCAATTGAGAATCAGATCATATCGCTACGGCTGATGCGCCATGCGTAAAACTTTGAATGAACTTCATTATTGGAATGAGCGGAACGTCTGCGATAAATGCGAAGGCGACCCTTGCGGGCCGCCTTTTGTGTTTGTGGATGTGTTTAGAAGTTGCGAGCGTAGGTATCTCTTGGTAAGCCGGATTGCCGTGCGCGGTTGCGGAGTGCGAATGCGCTGGAGGAATCCAGCGGGCCGCCCAGTGCGACGAAGTAGGGTGCGTGACCGGTGGGGGAGAAGACCTGCGGCTGCAGGTTCATGTACTTCTGCTGGAGTTGCAGGGCTTTGGCCTGCGCCTGTTGCTCGTGGTTATACGTGTAAGCGATCACTCGCCAGCCTGCTTGTGCTGTTGAGCTGAGCAGCGACGTCGTTGCAGAAGGTGCAGCCGCGCTGGCGGTGGATGGTTGTGGTGCGGGTTGTGTTTCAACAGGCGCTTGCGCAACCACGGCAGCGTGGGCTTCTTCCGGTGTTGACTCGCTGTTGTGGAAGGTCATCCACAGCACAAAGGCGAGCGTTGCTGCGAGCGCGCCGGAAATCGAGTAGGCTTTGCGGCTGATGGGACGCGGCATGAGCGGGCGCAACCGCTGAAACATGCCGGAAGCAGCGGATTCTGTGCCCGCCTGATACCGTGGTTCATTGCGCAGGCTGCCGAGGCCGACGTCGAACGGATCTTCTGACTTCGCTGCGGATGGTTGTGTGCGGCGTGGTTCCG is drawn from Terriglobus sp. RCC_193 and contains these coding sequences:
- a CDS encoding tol-pal system YbgF family protein; the encoded protein is MRKFVVALCLTLPTVALAQKQVAPDARRGVVLHTADVYVAPDANSQRVSTVTPGHEIVVNEKSGPWVSIFANTDIQERSETDDEPEFSTDEGSIPRSGWIKGKGIVTSATPNGDKLIFGAAATWEAAASEPHAPKTAVGSAYLLYRRVYEYFPSSPLAPEAQWRSADVRWQEAKFDASTLPSWKDPDPNMRPKLYQKDLERIVKTGTGKYPALAAFDLLDIKICGDWQGLTKCPERETELYAKYADAFPDGPRTAEALWNAAYRQGVLVTMYSAEENKKKADVATQRVHQLRDRLVQNFPNSDYTIRAISLVYRVEQGIAIYGSDRD
- a CDS encoding carbonic anhydrase; protein product: MATEVSRRTFLAGIAATGVVAKTAGAQVANGMSPDAALSRLMEGNRRFAKDQLTSIEQDLKLLKEHTVDKQEPFAAVLSCSDSRVPVELVFDQTIGHIFVARVAGNIINAEIIGSLEYGAAVLGVKMLLVMGHANCGAVKAALAKKPVPGQIASLYSHLEAAVASAGGGVEETIKKNAVIQANLLAKTSTVLAPMVKEGKLKIQAAYYDVGTGVVTLL
- a CDS encoding threonine/serine dehydratase, yielding MRDNSPMPSEPLITLADIHAARERIAGTCVRTGLYRLDPKRMAAAGFDIPLHSEIWLKAENEQPIGSFKLRGAYNKVASLTDEERSRGVITYSSGNHAQGVAYAGRAMGAKAVIVMPESAPINKREATKALGGEVVLVGPASSERKQKAEELVAQYGYVMVPPYDDPYIIAGQATCGLEIAEQAADADLILSPVSGGGLLSGVASGIKLSGSSAKVWGCEPELAGDATESFYKKELIEWPGSETTRTIADGLRTQSLGERNFQHILKFVDGIVTVTEDEILEATRVLLLATDIVPEPSGAVTLAAALFHSDRLPEAKKIVVVVSGGNIDPALKEELLTVEA
- a CDS encoding epoxyqueuosine reductase QueH; translated protein: MQQRVKLELPEGKSNLLLHSCCAPCSGEVMETMVESGIRFSLFFYNPNIHPRREYELRKEENVDFCKKMDIPFIDADYDMDNWFARVKGMENEPERGIRCTECFEMRFERTALYAAEHGFDIISSSLGISRWKDFKQVTGAGVKAASRYAELQYWEYNWRKGGGASRMIEISKRENFYQQEYCGCAYSLRDTNLVRISNGREPIRMGEKFYGME
- a CDS encoding DUF2165 family protein; translation: MHFTPTVRLAKSVLMAAMAFFFTLVVFNNITDSQSNYQFVHHVLDMDTTFPGNRGMWRALHPAWMHLVFYLGIIAYEALNMMLCWRAAVAMFRARNATPQVFSQARAVGVLALTAGMLLWLVAFLEIGAEWFLMWQSRIWNGQEAAFRMVTIEGILLVIVLLPEND
- a CDS encoding undecaprenyl-diphosphate phosphatase: MNAYILSIILGIVEGLTEFLPVSSTAHLRITEALLHIPLADPFWKMYTIVIQLGAILALLLFFLLRIVRYFHTFPQGERGDKTWLTHPISLTLIAFVCTALPAKLLTKKIGENLENMTVIALALLIGGIIMWAVDFWASRREPSTTHVEDMTLPQAIWIGICQVLSAVVPGTSRSMSTIAAGQIVGMDRPAALEFSFLLSIPTMMAATGYSLLKAIHPSAKDIAAQGAEALTPLVMGPERWIVLIIGMAVSFVVAYVVVAWFLSWVRTRGFAIFAIYRIIVGAVILYWLHAHPGVLL